A window from Odocoileus virginianus isolate 20LAN1187 ecotype Illinois chromosome 24, Ovbor_1.2, whole genome shotgun sequence encodes these proteins:
- the DGKA gene encoding diacylglycerol kinase alpha isoform X3 gives MGSWPGRRAAISNYPWKQSSKPHKYHNQAAFVFILRKRKMAKERGLISPSDFAQLQKYMEYSTKKVSDVLKLFEDGEMAEYLQGDAIGYEGFQQFLKIYLEVDNVPGHLSQALFQSFQTGYYIEDTVREDVVCLSDVSCYFSLLEGGRPEDKLEFTFKLYDTDRNGILDSSEVDRIIIQMMRMAEYLDWDVSELRPILQQMMKEIDYDGSGSVSLAEWLRAGATTVPLLVLLGLEMTLKDNGQHMWRPKRFPRPVYCNLCESSIGLGKQGLSCNLCKYVVHDRCAMKALPCEVSTYAKSRKDIGVQSHVWVRGGCESGRCDRCQKKIRIYHSLVGLHCVWCHLEIHDDCLPAMGHECDCGLLRDHILPPSSIYPSVLASGQERKTSKISQKTVDDLSLSTSEALRIDPVSNTHPLLVFVNPKSGGKQGERVLWKFQYLLNPRQVFNLLKDGPEPGLRFFRDVPDYRILVCGGDGTVGWILESIDKANLPFVPPVAVLPLGTGNDLARCLRWGGGYEGQNLGKILKDLEASKVVHMDRWSVEVIPQQTEEKSDPVPFHIINNYFSIGVDASIAHRFHIMREKYPEKFNSRMKNKLWYFEFATSESIFSTCKKLEESLTVEICGKPLDLSSLSLEGIAVLNIPSTHGGSNLWGDTKRPHGDVHGINQALGATARVITDPDILKTCVPDLSDKRLEVVGLEGAIEIGQIYTKLKNAGHRLAKCSEITFHTTKTLPMQIDGEPWMQTPCTIKITHRNQMPMLVGPPPRSSNFFGFLC, from the exons ATGGGGTCGTGGCCCGGGAGGCGTGCGGCCATCTCA AACTACCCTTGGAAGCAAAGTTCCAAGCCCCACAAGTACCACAACCAAGCTGCCTTTGTGTTCAtccttagaaaaagaaagatggcCAAGGAGAGGGGCCTAATAAGCCCCAGTGATTTTGCCCAGCTGCAGAAATACATGGAGT ACTCCACCAAAAAGGTCAGTGATGTCCTGAAGCTCTTTGAGGATGGTGAAATGGCTGAATATCTCCAAGGAGAT GCCATTGGATACGAGGGGTTCCAGCAATTCCTGAAAATCTACCTGGAAGTGGATAATGTTCCAGGTCACCTAAGCCAGGCACTGTTTCAGTCCTTCCAGACTGGCTACTACATAGAAGACACTGTAAGAGAAG ATGTGGTGTGTCTCAGTGACGTCTCTTGCTACTTTTCTCTGCTGGAGGGTGGCCGGCCGGAAGACAAGCTAGAGT TCACCTTCAAGCTGTACGACACGGACCGAAACGGGATCCTGGACAGCTCA GAAGTGGACAGAATCATCATACAGATGATGCGAATGGCTGAATACCTGGATTGGGATGTGTCTGAGCTGAGGCCG ATTCTTCAACAGATGATGAAAGAGATTGACTATGATGGCAGCGGCTCTGTCTCCCTGGCTGAGTGGCTGCGGGCCGGGGCCACCACCGTGCCCCTGCTCGTGCTGCTGGGCCTGGAGATG ACCCTAAAGGACAATGGGCAGCACATGTGGAGGCCCAAGAGATTCCCGCGACCAGTCTACTGCAACCTTTGCGAGTCGAGCATCGGTCTAGGCAAACAGGGACTGAGCTGTAACC TCTGTAAATACGTCGTCCACGACCGGTGCGCCATGAAGGCCCTGCCCTGTGAAGTCAGCACGTACGCCAAGTCTCGGAAGGACATTGGG GTCCAGTCACACGTGTGGGTGCGGGGAGGCTGTGAATCCGGCCGCTGTGACCGCTGTCAGAAGAAGATCCGGATCTACCACAGTCTGGTTGGCCTGCATTGTGTGTGGTGCCACCTAGAG ATCCATGATGACTGCCTTCCAGCCATGGGCCATGAGTGTGACTGTGGGCTGCTCCGAGATCACATCCTGCCTCCGTCTTCCATCTACCCCAGCGTCCTG GCCTCTGGACAGGAGCGTAAAACTAGCAAAATAAGCCAGAAGACTGTGGATGATTTAAGTTTGAGCACTTCTGAGGCTCTGCGG ATTGATCCCGTTTCTAACACCCACCCACTTCTGGTCTTTGTGAACCCCAAGAGTGGCGGGAAACAAGGCGAGAG GGTGCTTTGGAAATTCCAGTATCTGCTGAACCCTCGACAGGTGTTCAACCTCCTAAAGGATGGTCCTGAGCCAGG ACTCAGATTCTTCAGAGATGTTCCTGATTACAGGATTTTGGTGTGCGGCGGGGATGGCACAGTAGGCTGGATTCTAGAGTCCATTG acAAAGCCAACTTGCCTTTTGTGCCTCCTGTCGCCGTGTTGCCCCTGGGCACTGGAAATGATCTGGCTCGTTGCCTAAGGTGGGGAGGAG GGTATGAGGGACAGAATCTGGGGAAGATCCTCAAGGACTTAGAGGCGAGCAAGGTGGTCCATATGGATCGATGGTCTGTGGAGGTGATACCCCAACAAACCGAGGAGAAGAGCGACCCAGTCCCCTTTCACATCATCAATAACTACTTCTCCATCGGTGTG GATGCCTCTATTGCTCACCGATTCCACATCATGCGAGAGAAGTATCCTGAGAAGTTCAACAGCAG AATGAAGAACAAGCTATGGTACTTCGAATTTGCCACTTCTGAATCCATCTTCTCAACGTGCAAAAAGCTGGAGGAGTCTTTGACCGTTGAG ATCTGTGGGAAGCCGCTGGACCTGAGCAGCCTGTCCCTGGAAGGCATCGCAGTACTGAACATCCCAAGCACACACGGTGGTTCCAATCTCTGGGGTGACACCAAGAGGCCACACGGCGACGTCCACGGGATCAACCAGGCCTTGGGTGCCACTGCCAGAGTCATCACTGACCCCGACATCCTGAAGACCTGCGTGCCGG ACCTAAGTGACAAGCGGCTGGaagtggtggggctggagggtgCAATTGAGATAGGCCAGATCTATACCAAGCTCAAGAATGCTGGACATCGGCTGGCCAAGTGCTCTGAGATCACCTTCCA CACCACAAAAACCCTCCCCATGCAAATTGACGGAGAACCCTGGATGCAGACACCTTGTACA ATCAAGATCACTCATAGGAACCAGATGCCCATGCTCGTGGGCCCACCTCCTCGCTCCTCCAATTTCTTTGGCTTCTTGTGCTGA
- the DGKA gene encoding diacylglycerol kinase alpha isoform X5, with translation MGSWPGRRAAISNYPWKQSSKPHKYHNQAAFVFILRKRKMAKERGLISPSDFAQLQKYMEYSTKKVSDVLKLFEDGEMAEYLQGDAIGYEGFQQFLKIYLEVDNVPGHLSQALFQSFQTGYYIEDTVREDVVCLSDVSCYFSLLEGGRPEDKLEFTFKLYDTDRNGILDSSEVDRIIIQMMRMAEYLDWDVSELRPILQQMMKEIDYDGSGSVSLAEWLRAGATTVPLLVLLGLEMTLKDNGQHMWRPKRFPRPVYCNLCESSIGLGKQGLSCNPSGETAAAVSGAARPPGEEDAGWGSSWGADLSPSGAVCKYVVHDRCAMKALPCEVSTYAKSRKDIGVQSHVWVRGGCESGRCDRCQKKIRIYHSLVGLHCVWCHLEIHDDCLPAMGHECDCGLLRDHILPPSSIYPSVLASGQERKTSKISQKTVDDLSLSTSEALRIDPVSNTHPLLVFVNPKSGGKQGERVLWKFQYLLNPRQVFNLLKDGPEPGLRFFRDVPDYRILVCGGDGTVGWILESIDKANLPFVPPVAVLPLGTGNDLARCLRWGGGYEGQNLGKILKDLEASKVVHMDRWSVEVIPQQTEEKSDPVPFHIINNYFSIGVDASIAHRFHIMREKYPEKFNSSDAPRKPLDRASLLPLGQQLGG, from the exons ATGGGGTCGTGGCCCGGGAGGCGTGCGGCCATCTCA AACTACCCTTGGAAGCAAAGTTCCAAGCCCCACAAGTACCACAACCAAGCTGCCTTTGTGTTCAtccttagaaaaagaaagatggcCAAGGAGAGGGGCCTAATAAGCCCCAGTGATTTTGCCCAGCTGCAGAAATACATGGAGT ACTCCACCAAAAAGGTCAGTGATGTCCTGAAGCTCTTTGAGGATGGTGAAATGGCTGAATATCTCCAAGGAGAT GCCATTGGATACGAGGGGTTCCAGCAATTCCTGAAAATCTACCTGGAAGTGGATAATGTTCCAGGTCACCTAAGCCAGGCACTGTTTCAGTCCTTCCAGACTGGCTACTACATAGAAGACACTGTAAGAGAAG ATGTGGTGTGTCTCAGTGACGTCTCTTGCTACTTTTCTCTGCTGGAGGGTGGCCGGCCGGAAGACAAGCTAGAGT TCACCTTCAAGCTGTACGACACGGACCGAAACGGGATCCTGGACAGCTCA GAAGTGGACAGAATCATCATACAGATGATGCGAATGGCTGAATACCTGGATTGGGATGTGTCTGAGCTGAGGCCG ATTCTTCAACAGATGATGAAAGAGATTGACTATGATGGCAGCGGCTCTGTCTCCCTGGCTGAGTGGCTGCGGGCCGGGGCCACCACCGTGCCCCTGCTCGTGCTGCTGGGCCTGGAGATG ACCCTAAAGGACAATGGGCAGCACATGTGGAGGCCCAAGAGATTCCCGCGACCAGTCTACTGCAACCTTTGCGAGTCGAGCATCGGTCTAGGCAAACAGGGACTGAGCTGTAACC CGAGCGGCGAGACGGCAGCCGCAGTGAGCGGTGCTGCCCGGCCCCCGGGTGAGGAGGACGCGGGCTGGGGCAGCAGCTGGGGAGCTGACCTCTCTCCCTCTGGCGCAGTCTGTAAATACGTCGTCCACGACCGGTGCGCCATGAAGGCCCTGCCCTGTGAAGTCAGCACGTACGCCAAGTCTCGGAAGGACATTGGG GTCCAGTCACACGTGTGGGTGCGGGGAGGCTGTGAATCCGGCCGCTGTGACCGCTGTCAGAAGAAGATCCGGATCTACCACAGTCTGGTTGGCCTGCATTGTGTGTGGTGCCACCTAGAG ATCCATGATGACTGCCTTCCAGCCATGGGCCATGAGTGTGACTGTGGGCTGCTCCGAGATCACATCCTGCCTCCGTCTTCCATCTACCCCAGCGTCCTG GCCTCTGGACAGGAGCGTAAAACTAGCAAAATAAGCCAGAAGACTGTGGATGATTTAAGTTTGAGCACTTCTGAGGCTCTGCGG ATTGATCCCGTTTCTAACACCCACCCACTTCTGGTCTTTGTGAACCCCAAGAGTGGCGGGAAACAAGGCGAGAG GGTGCTTTGGAAATTCCAGTATCTGCTGAACCCTCGACAGGTGTTCAACCTCCTAAAGGATGGTCCTGAGCCAGG ACTCAGATTCTTCAGAGATGTTCCTGATTACAGGATTTTGGTGTGCGGCGGGGATGGCACAGTAGGCTGGATTCTAGAGTCCATTG acAAAGCCAACTTGCCTTTTGTGCCTCCTGTCGCCGTGTTGCCCCTGGGCACTGGAAATGATCTGGCTCGTTGCCTAAGGTGGGGAGGAG GGTATGAGGGACAGAATCTGGGGAAGATCCTCAAGGACTTAGAGGCGAGCAAGGTGGTCCATATGGATCGATGGTCTGTGGAGGTGATACCCCAACAAACCGAGGAGAAGAGCGACCCAGTCCCCTTTCACATCATCAATAACTACTTCTCCATCGGTGTG GATGCCTCTATTGCTCACCGATTCCACATCATGCGAGAGAAGTATCCTGAGAAGTTCAACAGCAG TGACGCTCCCAGGAAGCCCCTTGACCGAGCTTCCCTGCTCCCACTGGGACAGCAGCTGGGGGGTTGA